One Primulina huaijiensis isolate GDHJ02 chromosome 8, ASM1229523v2, whole genome shotgun sequence genomic region harbors:
- the LOC140982202 gene encoding uncharacterized protein — protein sequence MHRPNRVLRQFGMSQNIPISALDGDHLHEYSRRGRKNYDWVKHHRLMVDAWENRRNLIVESDLVENYSMRYDYETWYDSITRRFISPIEPQQIDYGYQPGDAYFIRIVRDDASILKNLFGGLNVDDQRREALAEVVKNTIQTGELLYEMAVRTPEQQHHHDKSSNRRRRPRVDDVDDEPSFSTPDWRESMSTQSPTTLSWPHTSHVDDLSHGTTTQLPVTLGWAPTSHGEGTSHGDSVFRAPLHSYIQSSELN from the exons ATGCATCGCCCAAATCGAGTTCTTCGGCAATTTGGTATGTCACAAAACATTCCAATATCAGCACTTGATGGAGATCATTTACATGAATACTCAAGACGAGGACGTAAAAATTACGATTGGGTCAAACATCATAGACTGATGGTGGATGCGTGGGAAAATCGTCGTAATCTGATTGTTGAGAGTGATTTGGTTGAAAATTATAGCATGAGATATGATTATGAGACATGGTATGATTCTATAACTCGACGTTTCATATCTCCTATTGAGCCTCAACAAATCGATTACGGTTATCAGCCCGGAGATGCATATTTCATACGTATTGTG agAGATGATgcatcaattttaaaaaatttgtttggagGACTCAATGTTGACGATCAACGGCGTGAAGCACTAGCCGAAGTTGTTAAAAATACTATCCAGACTGGTGAGTTACTGTATGAAATGGCCGTCAGAACACCCGAGCAACAACATCATCATGATAAGTCTTCAAACAGAAGGCGACGACCGAGAGTTGATGATGTAGACGATGAACCATCATTCTCAACTCCTGACTGGCGAGAAAGCATGAGTACACAATCTCCCACGACTCTTTCTTGGCCTCACACCTCACATG TTGATGATCTTTCGCATGGTACGACTACACAGTTGCCCGTAACTCTCGGTTGGGCTCCCACTTCACATg GAGAGGGTACTTCGCATGGAGATTCTGTATTTCGAGCTCCACTGCATTCATATA
- the LOC140982204 gene encoding mRNA-decapping enzyme subunit 2-like, producing MSGGLNRSSSAPYKNALPPQELLDDLCSRFVLNVPKEDQQSFERILFLVEYAHWFYEDNSVENNPSLKSLTLKEFTSLLFNNCEVLKPYVAHIDDIFKDFTSYKVRVPVTGAIILDETYERCILVKGWKGTSWSFPRGKKNKDEEDHNCAIREVLEETGFDVSKLLNKDDYIEMIFGQQRVRLYIVAGVKDDTSFAPLTKKEISEIAWQRLDDLQPANEDVISRGITGLKLYMVAPFLASLKSWISLHPPPIAPRSDRPIKGITVWKAKGSTTVENQPNKAVADMNPSDSRPGRSFRNFQFDTGPIFQAIDTAFSS from the exons ATGTCAGGTGGGCTGAATCGATCTTCTAGCGCTCCTTACAAGAACGCTCTCCCTCCTCAAGAACTTCTTGACGATCTCTGCAG TCGTTTTGTTCTCAACGTCCCTAAGGAAGACCAGCAGTCTTTTGAGAGGATTCTGTTTCTTGTGGAGTATGCTCATTGGTTCTATGAAGATAACTCAGTTGAAAATAATCCATCTTTGAAGTCTTTAACATTGAAGGAATTTACTTCTTTGT TGTTCAACAATTGTGAAGTTCTGAAACCATATGTTGCTCATATAGATGACATATTTAAAGATTTCACATCATACAAAGTTCGAGTTCCAGTAACGGGAGCCATCATTCTGGATGAAACTTATGAAAGG TGCATACTGGTGAAAGGATGGAAAGGGACTAGTTGGAGCTTTCCCCGTGGGAAAAAGAACAAAGATGAAGAAGATCACAACTGTGCCATTAGAGAA GTCCTAGAGGAAACAGGTTTTGATGTCTCCAAACTTTTAAACAAAGACGACTAtattgaaatgatttttggacAACAAAGAGTGCGGCTGTACATAGTGGCTGGAGTGAAAGATGATACATCTTTCGCTCCTCTCACTAAAAAAGAGATAAGT GAAATTGCATGGCAGCGGCTTGATGATCTTCAACCAGCAAATGAAGATGTCATATCTCGTGGGATCACCGGCCTGAAGCTATACATGGTTGCTCCTTTTTTGGC ATCTTTGAAGTCATGGATCTCTTTGCATCCACCTCCTATAGCACCTAGATCAGATAGACCTATAAAAG GAATTACGGTTTGGAAAGCAAAAGGCAGTACTACAGTAGAGAACCAGCCAAATAAAGCAGTAGCAGACATGAATCCTTCTGATTCACGACCTGGAAGAAGCTTCAGAAACTTTCAGTTTGATACAGGTCCGATATTTCAAGCGATTGATACCGCATTCTCGTCTTAG
- the LOC140982591 gene encoding uncharacterized protein produces the protein MGDEKGGVGLVCSAAVSGSPVLVNLASETVREVSESEKQTDDSYEEGDGEEVMVEIVGSDVFVDGVSGLKEGVSVAGEAGDLEGNTSENQDFRGTVDALHEGGGSELEESKVVLMVDEPKHVAENLEAEHGESATKLGMLSLVTLDTITEQSEEVIVRTSPVVIDEKVVKGEIVDDGNSSDLVTPEVLRTPVEEALVEGKSDLGNVKVLYPVNDSAPCPDSLDADSVMVNDTTNTGACDQVAPFYFSLNSNGGDCVVDEVGLSNSSAVDAVDYGDIDPCHSVDLNLSESVPDVAAPFSSEEVASSGRLKGEILRANAESASTNAHGGKEANEGKAIATETENLILNSDALVPNDQDNNQVCIEDFDCAECDVTHGIDGISNAVVESSCKHTAATEKQEAVLMDSDNVLNFIDGDLSFANKKECLKINRDIETGVVQKDHLFSNEPTQMDGGVNTAAINEDKIQPDIDDNLVNLPNTTSSCCVGDEEIVEADSGRYADQPLIGTSDTEIIIDEKFALSQVKVFEGDGTRESSEEIDGNNVTKEHVSDMITSNVEVNISGETDDNSGKNNGVHITEDHISETTHVDVDEEIEFDQTYDGEKEVGYREEPAFGTEEPACESENSKFLIEKPVKSASSLRMNQPAYLSPPENEGKFSLSDLVWGKVRSYPWWPGQVFDPADASERAVKYYKKDSYLVAYFGDRTFAWNDASVLKAFRSHFSQIDKQSNSEAFQNAVDCALEEVARRVELGLACSCVPEDAYDKIKTQIVENTGIHEESSLRTGVDQSARPSAFEPDKLLDYVRDLAARASSGIDRLDYVIARAQLSAFCCFKGYRLLTVFPSSGELLENDTEETSDDMVVSHKNKYIPKDSFQSRKERSLTELMGDAVYSPDHEDELVAKDVSKSISSSTSKKRKALDPLADGSEKRLAVPAAKVTISAIQTPKPSFKIGECIRRVASQLTGSTSTVKGLNDETVNDGSLKAYEQSERQSMDVSRDSSLNEMLSQLQLVAQDPKKRHNFLNTVITFFKGLRSSSALNRRGRKKRSAPSAGGSAEDFEFDDVNDSYWTNRIVQNYSEEQLLHNCENGANNLQVVPFDTEKSVKPGRKPYSRKRLSTRTYPTNIADSNENVRRKKQESSPAELILNFEQRNRVPSEINLNKMFRRFGPLMESETEVDHESGRAKVIFKRGSDAEVAHNSAEKFNIFGSVLVNYEIGYSPLISVKISPLAVPSQCQEDPTLTL, from the coding sequence ATGGGGGATGAGAAAGGTGGTGTTGGCCTAGTATGTAGTGCTGCTGTTTCAGGGTCACCTGTTCTTGTTAACTTAGCCAGTGAAACCGTAAGGGAAGTTAGTGAAAGTGAGAAACAGACTGACGACTCCTACGAGGAGGGGGATGGAGAAGAAGTGATGGTGGAAATTGTTGGGTCTGATGTTTTTGTCGATGGTGTCAGTGGTCTAAAAGAAGGTGTCTCGGTAGCCGGAGAAGCTGGGGATTTGGAGGGTAATACGTCCGAGAATCAAGATTTTCGAGGGACTGTGGATGCATTGCATGAAGGAGGCGGAAGTGAGTTGGAGGAAAGCAAGGTGGTGCTCATGGTGGATGAACCAAAACATGTTGCTGAAAATCTAGAAGCTGAGCATGGTGAATCTGCTACCAAATTAGGTATGTTGTCCTTAGTGACACTGGACACCATTACTGAACAGTCTGAGGAAGTTATAGTGAGAACTTCTCCCGTGGTGATTGATGAGAAGGTGGTTAAAGGAGAAATAGTTGATGATGGTAATAGTTCTGACCTCGTAACACCTGAAGTTTTGAGAACTCCAGTGGAAGAAGCTCTTGTTGAAGGAAAAAGTGATTTAGGCAACGTTAAGGTTTTGTACCCTGTCAATGATTCTGCTCCTTGTCCGGATTCCTTGGATGCTGATTCTGTTATGGTGAATGATACAACTAATACCGGAGCATGTGACCAAGTTGCacctttttatttttctctcaactctaATGGTGGAGACTGTGTTGTCGACGAAGTTGGTTTATCTAATTCCAGTGCAGTTGATGCCGTTGATTATGGTGATATTGATCCTTGTCATTCTGTGGATTTGAATCTCTCTGAATCAGTTCCAGATGTTGCAGCTCCATTTTCTAGTGAAGAAGTTGCATCTAGTGGTAGGTTGAAAGGTGAAATTTTGAGAGCTAATGCAGAAAGTGCAAGCACTAATGCCCATGGAGGAAAAGAGGCCAATGAAGGAAAAGCTATTGCCACAGAAACCGAGAACCTGATTCTTAATTCAGATGCCCTTGTACCTAATGATCAAGATAATAATCAAGTTTGTAttgaagattttgattgtgCGGAGTGTGATGTAACACATGGGATCGATGGTATTTCAAATGCTGTTGTAGAATCTTCTTGTAAACACACTGCTGCCACTGAAAAACAGGAAGCTGTTCTCATGGACTCTGACAACGTATTGAATTTCATTGATGGAGATTTGAGCTTTGCAAACAAGAAGGAATGCCTGAAGATTAACAGAGACATAGAAACTGGAGTAGTCCAGAAAGACCATCTATTCTCAAACGAACCAACTCAAATGGATGGTGGAGTAAATACTGCTGCAATAAATGAAGATAAGATTCAACCTGATATTGATGATAATCTAGTAAATCTACCGAATACAACAAGTTCGTGTTGTGTTGGAGATGAGGAAATCGTAGAAGCAGATTCTGGGAGGTATGCAGACCAACCTCTGATCGGCACATCAGATACTGAAATAATTATTGACGAGAAATTTGCATTATCTCAAGTGAAAGTTTTTGAGGGGGATGGAACTCGTGAAAGCAGTGAGGAGATTGATGGCAATAACGTAACAAAGGAACATGTCTCTGATATGATTACTTCTAATGTTGAGGTAAACATTTCTGGAGAAACAGATGATAATTCAGGAAAAAATAATGGGGTTCATATAACGGAGGACCATATTTCTGAAACTACACATGTGGATGTGGACGAGGAAATAGAATTTGACCAAACATATGATGGAGAAAAGGAAGTGGGTTACAGGGAGGAGCCTGCATTCGGAACTGAAGAGCCTGCTTGTGAGAGTGAAAATTCAAAGTTTTTGATTGAGAAACCAGTAAAGTCTGCAAGTTCACTGCGCATGAACCAGCCAGCCTATCTATCACCACCAGAAAATGAGGGTAAATTTTCCCTCTCAGATTTGGTCTGGGGTAAAGTTAGGAGCTATCCCTGGTGGCCTGGACAGGTATTTGATCCTGCAGATGCATCAGAAAGGGCTGTTAAATATTATAAGAAAGACTCTTATTTGGTAGCATATTTTGGAGATCGAACTTTTGCTTGGAATGATGCATCTGTGTTGAAGGCTTTCAGGTCTCATTTTTCCCAGATCGACAAGCAAAGTAATTCTGAAGCGTTTCAAAATGCTGTGGACTGTGCCTTGGAAGAGGTTGCTAGACGAGTAGAATTGGGTTTGGCATGTTCTTGTGTACCAGAAGATGCTTATGACAAGATTAAAACTCAGATTGTTGAGAATACTGGGATACATGAAGAATCAAGTCTAAGAACTGGTGTGGATCAATCTGCTCGTCCTTCTGCTTTTGAACCGGATAAACTTCTTGACTATGTTAGAGATTTAGCAGCTCGTGCTTCTTCTGGGATTGATCGATTGGATTATGTTATTGCTCGGGCACAGTTGTCTGCATTTTGTTGTTTTAAGGGCTACCGCCTGCTGACCGTATTCCCCTCATCTGGGGAATTGCTGGAAAATGACACAGAAGAAACTAGTGATGATATGGTCGTTTCCCACAAAAACAAGTACATTCCAAAAGACAGCTTTCAGTCTAGGAAGGAGAGAAGCTTGACAGAATTAATGGGTGATGCAGTGTATTCCCCTGATCATGAAGATGAATTAGTTGCTAAAGATGTGAGCAAATCGATTTCCTCATCTACTAGTAAAAAACGGAAAGCACTTGATCCTCTGGCTGATGGGTCAGAGAAAAGGCTAGCTGTTCCTGCAGCAAAAGTAACTATTTCAGCCATTCAAACTCCTAAGCCTTCGTTTAAAATTGGCGAATGCATCCGCAGAGTAGCCAGCCAACTAACAGGATCAACATCAACAGTGAAGGGCCTCAATGATGAAACAGTAAATGATGGTTCTCTGAAGGCATATGAACAATCTGAAAGGCAAAGTATGGATGTTTCAAGGGATTCTTCTTTAAACGAGATGCTATCTCAACTTCAACTGGTGGCACAGGATCCTAAGAAACGGCATAACTTCCTAAATACAGTCATTACTTTCTTCAAGGGTCTCAGAAGTTCAAGTGCTTTGAATAGACGCGGGAGAAAGAAAAGATCTGCTCCATCAGCTGGAGGATCAGCCGAAGACTTTGAATTTGATgatgtcaatgactcctattgGACGAACAGGATTGTTCAAAACTATTCTGAGGAACAATTGTTGCATAATTGCGAGAATGGGGCAAACAACCTTCAAGTAGTGCCCTTTGATACCGAAAAATCAGTGAAACCTGGCCGTAAACCATATTCTAGAAAGAGGCTTTCCACCCGGACCTATCCAACCAACATTGCAGATTCAAATGAGAATGTTAGACGAAAGAAGCAAGAATCCTCACCTGCTGAGCTTATATTGAACTTTGAGCAGAGAAATCGTGTCCCTTCTGAAATAAATCTTAATAAAATGTTCAGGCGGTTTGGGCCTTTGATGGAATCTGAGACAGAAGTTGACCATGAGTCTGGTCGAGCAAAAGTCATATTTAAGCGGGGTTCTGATGCAGAAGTTGCTCATAATAGTGCAGAAAAGTTCAACATATTCGGGTCAGTGCTTGTTAATTATGAGATAGGCTACTCGCCATTAATCTCAGTAAAGATTTCGCCCCTTGCTGTACCATCACAGTGCCAGGAAGATCCAACTTTGACGTTGTAA